One window of the Pseudomonas sp. S04 genome contains the following:
- a CDS encoding alpha/beta hydrolase — protein sequence MIHDTFWLTANDHSQLFVNQWLPEGTLKAVILVSHGMAEHSARYARLAEQLCNQGYGVYALDQRGHGQTATNGVLGHYADADGWCKVVGDLASLNQHIGQQHPGVPIVLLGHSMGSYIAQAYLLHHSASLHGAVLSGSNFQPVALYRAARLIARFERWRQGPTGRSALLEWLSFGSFNKAFKPNRTAFDWLSRDPDEVDKYVRDPLCGFRCSNQLWIDMLGGLQQISKASNLAQIDPGLPLLVIGGECDPVSEGKRLTSLAEALRRAGSQGLELKIYPQARHELFNESNRDEVTADLLTWLAGALSHRRPARTE from the coding sequence ATGATCCACGATACGTTCTGGTTGACCGCGAACGACCACAGCCAACTGTTCGTCAACCAATGGTTGCCGGAGGGTACGCTCAAGGCCGTGATCCTGGTGTCCCATGGAATGGCGGAACATAGCGCACGCTACGCACGCCTGGCCGAACAATTGTGTAACCAGGGGTACGGCGTGTATGCCCTGGACCAGCGCGGACACGGCCAGACCGCCACCAACGGGGTCCTGGGGCACTACGCCGACGCCGACGGCTGGTGCAAAGTGGTGGGTGACCTGGCCAGCCTCAACCAGCACATCGGCCAACAGCATCCGGGCGTGCCCATAGTGCTGCTGGGCCACAGCATGGGTAGCTACATCGCCCAGGCGTACCTGCTGCACCACAGCGCCAGCCTGCATGGCGCGGTCCTCAGCGGTTCGAATTTCCAGCCGGTGGCGCTGTACCGCGCAGCGCGCCTGATCGCCCGTTTCGAACGCTGGCGCCAGGGCCCTACCGGGCGCAGTGCGTTGCTGGAGTGGTTATCGTTCGGTTCATTCAACAAGGCGTTCAAGCCCAATCGCACCGCATTCGACTGGCTCAGCCGCGATCCCGACGAAGTCGACAAGTACGTCCGCGACCCGCTCTGCGGCTTTCGCTGCAGCAATCAGCTGTGGATCGACATGCTGGGCGGCTTGCAGCAGATCAGCAAAGCGTCCAATCTCGCCCAGATCGATCCGGGCCTGCCGTTGCTGGTGATCGGCGGTGAATGTGATCCGGTGAGTGAGGGCAAGCGTCTCACCTCTTTGGCCGAGGCGCTACGCCGCGCCGGCAGCCAGGGTCTGGAACTGAAGATCTACCCCCAGGCCCGGCACGAACTGTTCAATGAGAGCAACCGCGATGAAGTGACTGCGGACCTGCTCACCTGGCTGGCCGGGGCCTTGAGCCATCGTCGTCCTGCCAGGACCGAATGA
- a CDS encoding MaoC family dehydratase, translating into MTQVTNTPYEALEVGQTASYSKTVEERDIQLFAAMSGDHNPVHLDPEFAAASMFKERIAHGMFSGALISAAVACELPGPGTIYLGQQMSFQKPVKIGDTLTVRLEILEKLPKFRVRIATRVFNQRDELVVDGEAEILAPRKQQTVTLPTLPAISIG; encoded by the coding sequence ATGACCCAGGTTACCAACACGCCGTACGAAGCCCTCGAAGTCGGCCAGACCGCCAGCTACAGCAAGACCGTGGAAGAGCGCGATATCCAGCTGTTCGCGGCGATGTCCGGCGACCACAACCCGGTGCACCTGGACCCTGAATTCGCGGCCGCCAGCATGTTCAAGGAACGTATCGCCCACGGCATGTTCAGCGGTGCGCTGATCAGCGCGGCAGTCGCCTGCGAACTACCTGGGCCGGGCACCATCTACCTCGGTCAACAAATGAGTTTCCAGAAGCCGGTGAAGATCGGCGACACCCTGACCGTGCGCCTGGAAATCCTCGAAAAACTGCCAAAGTTCCGCGTACGCATCGCCACTCGAGTGTTCAACCAGCGTGATGAACTGGTGGTCGATGGCGAAGCCGAGATCCTCGCCCCGCGCAAGCAGCAGACCGTGACCCTGCCAACCCTGCCCGCGATCAGCATCGGCTGA
- a CDS encoding ferritin-like domain-containing protein, whose protein sequence is MTDINKEAISVLNDLIETSKDGQEGFKTCAEDIKHPELKALFVKRSTDCATAAAELQSTVRSMGGDPETSTSVSGDLHRRWVDLKSLVTGKDEEAVLNEAERGEDHALKAYKEALEKINKHNLVNIRDLVERQYHGVQRNHDQVKALRNQARARS, encoded by the coding sequence ATGACCGACATTAATAAAGAAGCGATTTCAGTCCTCAACGACTTGATCGAGACCAGCAAGGACGGCCAGGAAGGGTTCAAGACCTGCGCCGAAGACATCAAGCATCCTGAACTCAAGGCGCTGTTTGTCAAACGTTCTACCGACTGCGCCACCGCCGCCGCGGAACTGCAGAGCACCGTGCGTTCGATGGGTGGCGATCCGGAAACCTCCACCAGCGTTAGCGGTGACCTGCACCGTCGCTGGGTCGACCTCAAGTCGCTGGTGACCGGCAAGGACGAAGAGGCGGTACTTAACGAAGCCGAGCGCGGCGAAGATCATGCCCTGAAGGCTTACAAAGAAGCGCTGGAGAAAATCAACAAACACAACCTGGTGAACATTCGTGACCTGGTTGAACGTCAGTACCACGGCGTGCAACGCAATCACGATCAGGTCAAAGCCCTGCGCAACCAGGCGCGTGCTCGCTCGTAA
- a CDS encoding DUF3820 family protein gives MNPEKLELLITREMPFGKYKGRIIADLPGPYLNWFAREGFPHGELGGLLALMQEIDHNGLSDLLDPLRAKHGKPKPRH, from the coding sequence ATGAACCCTGAAAAGCTCGAATTACTGATCACCCGCGAAATGCCCTTTGGCAAATACAAGGGACGCATCATCGCCGACCTGCCTGGCCCCTACCTCAACTGGTTCGCCCGCGAGGGTTTCCCCCACGGTGAACTGGGCGGCCTGCTGGCATTGATGCAGGAAATCGACCACAACGGGTTGTCCGATCTGCTGGACCCATTGCGGGCCAAACACGGCAAACCCAAACCTCGTCACTGA
- a CDS encoding aminotransferase class V-fold PLP-dependent enzyme, with protein sequence MPDNTLRARDEAFWQTFADRYDVQPGPINLENGYFGRMSRTVIDEYQRNIELINRSNSVHVRQRFEQFESVTVREHLADLLRVPAEAVAFTRCASDGLQALIRNYNGLQPGDQVLLCDLEYDTVKSAMHWLARHRGVEVIEIQHDHPASFETLLASYRAAFEQYPRLKLMALTHVTHRTGLVLPVQAIASAAREHGIDVILDGAHALGQIEFDLDELGIEFAGYNLHKWIGGPLTLGFIYIAPQRLGAIDPDMGEFHFPTSDIRCRTPYSTPNIPALLTLPLVFEEHRAMGGAAAKGARLNYLRNLWVSAVRKVPGIEVMTPDDPRLYCAISSVRFTHQADQQPMVERLLKDYNLFTVARSGSACGLCIRITPGLTSTARDMRLLTQALIELS encoded by the coding sequence ATGCCCGATAACACGCTACGCGCCCGTGATGAAGCTTTCTGGCAAACCTTCGCTGATCGCTACGATGTCCAGCCAGGTCCGATCAACTTGGAAAACGGCTATTTCGGCCGTATGTCGCGTACGGTGATCGACGAGTACCAGCGCAATATCGAACTGATCAACCGCAGTAACTCGGTGCATGTGCGCCAGCGCTTCGAACAGTTCGAGAGCGTGACCGTGCGCGAGCATCTGGCCGACTTGCTGCGGGTACCCGCCGAGGCGGTCGCCTTCACCCGCTGCGCGTCCGATGGGTTGCAAGCGCTGATTCGCAATTACAACGGCCTGCAACCGGGCGACCAGGTACTGCTCTGCGACCTGGAATACGACACGGTAAAAAGTGCGATGCACTGGCTGGCCCGCCATCGTGGCGTGGAAGTGATTGAAATCCAGCATGACCACCCGGCGAGTTTCGAGACCCTGCTGGCGAGCTATCGCGCGGCATTCGAGCAGTACCCACGTCTCAAGCTAATGGCCCTGACCCACGTCACCCACCGCACCGGCCTGGTGCTGCCGGTCCAGGCCATTGCCAGCGCTGCCCGAGAACACGGGATCGACGTAATCCTCGACGGCGCCCACGCTCTCGGCCAGATCGAGTTCGACCTGGATGAACTGGGCATCGAGTTTGCCGGCTACAACCTGCACAAATGGATCGGCGGCCCGTTGACCCTGGGGTTCATCTACATCGCGCCGCAGCGCCTGGGCGCGATCGATCCGGACATGGGCGAGTTCCATTTCCCCACGAGCGACATCCGCTGCCGCACGCCCTACAGCACCCCGAACATTCCAGCCCTGCTGACCCTGCCCCTGGTGTTCGAAGAGCATCGAGCCATGGGCGGCGCCGCAGCCAAAGGCGCGCGCCTCAACTACCTGCGCAACCTGTGGGTCAGCGCCGTGCGCAAGGTACCGGGGATTGAAGTCATGACCCCGGATGACCCGCGCCTGTACTGCGCGATCAGCTCCGTACGGTTTACCCACCAGGCGGATCAGCAACCGATGGTCGAGCGCCTGCTCAAGGACTACAACCTATTCACCGTGGCCCGCAGCGGCTCGGCCTGCGGCCTGTGCATCCGCATCACCCCGGGCCTGACCAGCACCGCACGGGACATGCGGCTGCTGACACAGGCGTTGATCGAATTGAGCTGA
- a CDS encoding bifunctional 4-hydroxy-2-oxoglutarate aldolase/2-dehydro-3-deoxy-phosphogluconate aldolase, producing the protein MKNPSPTVSMADKVALIDSLCAKARILPVITIAREQDVLPLADALAAGGLTALEVTLRSQFGLKAIQILREQRPELVTGAGTVLDRTTLAAAEAAGSQFIVTPGITRELLEASVASSIPLLPGISNASGIMEGYALGYRRFKLFPAEVSGGVAAIKALGGPFGEVKFCPTGGVGPGNIKSYMALKNVMCVGGSWMLDPEWIKNGDWARIQECTAEALALLD; encoded by the coding sequence ATGAAAAACCCATCCCCGACCGTTTCCATGGCGGACAAAGTTGCCCTGATCGACAGCCTCTGCGCCAAGGCGCGGATCCTGCCGGTGATTACCATTGCCCGCGAGCAGGATGTCCTGCCTCTGGCTGACGCCCTGGCGGCTGGTGGTCTGACCGCCCTGGAAGTGACCTTGCGCTCGCAGTTCGGCCTCAAGGCGATCCAGATCCTGCGTGAGCAGCGTCCGGAGCTGGTCACCGGTGCCGGCACGGTGCTGGATCGCACCACGCTGGCTGCCGCTGAAGCTGCGGGTTCGCAGTTTATCGTCACTCCGGGGATTACCCGTGAGCTGCTGGAAGCCAGCGTGGCCAGCTCGATTCCGTTGTTGCCGGGGATCAGCAATGCCTCGGGGATCATGGAGGGTTATGCCTTGGGTTATCGGCGCTTCAAGTTGTTCCCGGCCGAGGTCAGCGGCGGTGTCGCGGCCATCAAGGCCCTGGGCGGTCCGTTCGGTGAAGTGAAGTTCTGCCCGACGGGTGGGGTGGGTCCGGGGAACATCAAGAGCTACATGGCGTTGAAGAACGTGATGTGTGTGGGCGGGAGCTGGATGCTGGATCCGGAGTGGATCAAGAACGGTGACTGGGCGCGTATTCAGGAGTGTACGGCTGAGGCGCTGGCTCTGTTGGATTGA
- the pgl gene encoding 6-phosphogluconolactonase produces MAISELKLPEGVSAHAFKSPVLLAESLALAVARQLGDAIEARGTATLVVSGGRSPVAFFQHLAKQKLDWANVVVSLADERWVPVEHADSNAGLLKRYLLQGPAAKAQFLSLYSASANLEQAAEQADRLLAELPKIDVLVLGMGDDGHTASLFPNSPHLAEALQVDGTRRCWPMLAPTVPHQRLTMSRALLASAQVTVLSISGQSKLATLSDALAGDDVAAMPIRAFLQPTLEIYWCP; encoded by the coding sequence ATGGCGATATCTGAATTAAAACTGCCCGAGGGCGTCAGCGCCCATGCATTCAAAAGCCCGGTGCTGCTGGCCGAGAGCCTGGCGCTGGCAGTGGCCCGGCAACTGGGCGACGCCATCGAAGCCCGGGGCACGGCGACCCTGGTGGTCTCCGGTGGGCGCAGTCCGGTGGCGTTTTTCCAGCATCTGGCCAAGCAGAAACTCGACTGGGCCAACGTCGTGGTCAGCCTGGCTGACGAACGCTGGGTGCCGGTCGAACACGCCGACAGCAATGCCGGCCTGCTCAAGCGTTATCTGCTGCAGGGGCCGGCCGCCAAGGCGCAGTTCCTCAGCCTGTACAGCGCCAGCGCGAACCTTGAGCAAGCCGCCGAACAGGCCGACCGCCTGCTCGCCGAGCTGCCGAAGATTGATGTACTGGTGCTGGGCATGGGTGACGACGGGCATACCGCTTCGTTGTTCCCCAACAGTCCGCACCTGGCCGAGGCCCTGCAGGTCGACGGCACGCGCCGGTGCTGGCCGATGCTGGCGCCGACCGTACCTCATCAGCGCCTGACCATGAGTCGTGCGTTGCTGGCGTCGGCGCAGGTCACGGTTCTTTCGATTTCCGGTCAGTCCAAGCTGGCCACCCTGAGTGACGCACTGGCCGGTGACGATGTCGCCGCAATGCCGATTCGTGCCTTTCTGCAACCTACGTTAGAGATTTACTGGTGCCCATGA
- the zwf gene encoding glucose-6-phosphate dehydrogenase: MPSITVEPCTFALFGALGDLALRKLFPALYQLDGAGLLHEDTRIIALAREAGTEQEHLAFIARELRRYVEAKELDEAVVERFLARLTYLHVDFLKADDYVALAELAGTAQRMIAYFATPAAVYGAICENLAQVGLTENTRVVLEKPIGSDLESSRKVNDAVARYFPENRTYRIDHYLGKETVQNLIALRFANSLFETQWNQNYISHVEITVAEKVGIEGRWGYFDKAGQLRDMIQNHLLQLLCLIAMDPPADLSADSIRDEKVKVLKALAPISPEGLTTQVVRGQYIAGYSAGKPVPGYLEEENSNTQSDTETFVALRADIRNWRWAGVPFYLRTGKRMPDKLSQIVIHFKEPSHYIFAPEQRLQISNKLIIRLQPDEGISLRVMTKEQGLDKGMQLRSGPLQLNFSDTYRSARIPDAYERLLLEVMRGNQNLFVRKDEIEAAWKWCDQLIAGWKKSGDAPKPYAAGSWGPMSSIALITRDGRSWYGDI, encoded by the coding sequence ATGCCTTCGATTACGGTTGAACCGTGCACCTTTGCCTTGTTCGGCGCCCTCGGCGATCTGGCCCTGCGCAAGCTGTTTCCTGCCTTGTATCAACTTGATGGCGCGGGCCTGCTGCATGAGGACACGCGCATTATCGCACTGGCCCGTGAAGCGGGCACGGAGCAGGAGCACCTGGCTTTCATCGCCCGGGAACTGCGGCGCTATGTAGAGGCCAAGGAGCTTGACGAAGCCGTGGTCGAGCGCTTCCTGGCACGCCTGACGTACCTGCACGTCGACTTCCTCAAGGCGGACGACTATGTCGCCCTGGCCGAACTGGCGGGCACCGCGCAGCGGATGATTGCCTACTTCGCTACCCCGGCGGCGGTGTACGGCGCTATCTGCGAGAACCTGGCGCAAGTGGGCCTGACGGAAAACACCCGGGTGGTGCTGGAAAAGCCCATCGGTTCGGACCTGGAGTCCTCGCGCAAGGTCAACGATGCCGTGGCGCGGTACTTCCCGGAAAACCGTACCTATCGCATCGACCACTACCTGGGCAAAGAGACGGTACAGAACCTGATCGCCCTGCGTTTCGCCAACAGCCTGTTCGAAACCCAGTGGAACCAGAACTACATTTCCCACGTGGAAATCACGGTCGCCGAGAAAGTCGGGATCGAAGGTCGCTGGGGCTACTTCGACAAGGCCGGCCAACTGCGCGACATGATCCAGAATCATCTGTTGCAGCTGCTCTGCCTGATCGCCATGGACCCGCCGGCCGACCTGTCCGCCGACAGCATCCGTGACGAGAAGGTCAAGGTGCTCAAGGCGCTGGCGCCGATCAGCCCGGAAGGCCTGACTACCCAGGTGGTGCGCGGCCAGTACATCGCGGGCTACAGCGCGGGCAAGCCGGTGCCGGGTTACCTGGAAGAAGAGAACTCCAACACCCAGAGCGATACCGAAACCTTCGTTGCGCTGCGGGCCGATATTCGTAACTGGCGTTGGGCCGGCGTGCCGTTCTACCTGCGTACCGGCAAGCGTATGCCGGACAAACTGTCGCAGATCGTCATTCACTTCAAGGAACCGTCGCACTACATCTTCGCCCCCGAGCAGCGCTTGCAGATCAGCAACAAGCTGATCATCCGCCTGCAGCCAGACGAAGGTATTTCCTTGCGCGTGATGACCAAGGAACAAGGCCTGGACAAGGGCATGCAGCTACGCAGCGGACCGCTGCAGCTGAATTTTTCCGATACCTATCGCAGTGCGCGGATTCCCGATGCCTACGAGCGGTTGTTGCTGGAAGTGATGCGCGGCAATCAGAACCTGTTTGTCCGTAAAGATGAAATCGAAGCCGCGTGGAAGTGGTGCGACCAGTTGATCGCCGGATGGAAAAAATCCGGAGATGCCCCCAAGCCGTACGCGGCGGGGTCCTGGGGGCCGATGAGCTCCATTGCACTGATCACGCGGGACGGGAGGTCGTGGTATGGCGATATCTGA
- a CDS encoding MurR/RpiR family transcriptional regulator: protein MRNLLEQIQNRLADLNKAERKVAEVILLNPQQATRFSIAALAQAASVSEPTVNRFCRSFGVSGYPELKLQLAQSLASGAAYVSRAVEADDNPEAYTQKIFGSAIASLDSACQALDPNLISRAVDLLIQARQIHFFGLGASAPVALDAQHKFFRFNLAVTAHADVLMQRMIASVAHTGELFVIISYTGRTRELVEVARIARENGASVLGLTAEGSPLAKASTLSLNIPLPEDTDIYMPMTSRIIQLTVLDVLATGMTLRRGVDFQPHLRKIKESLNASRYPVGDEFN from the coding sequence GTGCGGAACTTACTGGAACAGATCCAGAATCGCCTTGCCGACCTGAACAAGGCCGAGCGCAAGGTCGCCGAAGTGATCCTGCTCAACCCACAGCAGGCCACTCGCTTCAGCATCGCCGCCCTCGCCCAGGCCGCCTCGGTCAGTGAGCCGACGGTCAACCGTTTCTGCCGTTCATTCGGGGTCAGCGGCTACCCGGAGCTCAAGCTGCAACTGGCGCAGAGCCTGGCCAGCGGCGCGGCCTACGTCAGCCGCGCGGTGGAGGCCGATGACAATCCCGAAGCCTACACCCAGAAAATCTTCGGCAGCGCCATCGCCTCCCTCGACAGCGCCTGCCAGGCACTGGACCCGAACCTGATCAGCCGCGCCGTCGACCTGTTGATCCAGGCCCGGCAGATCCACTTCTTCGGCCTCGGTGCTTCCGCCCCTGTGGCCCTGGACGCCCAGCACAAGTTCTTCCGCTTCAACCTGGCGGTCACCGCCCACGCCGACGTACTGATGCAGCGGATGATTGCCTCAGTGGCCCACACCGGCGAGTTGTTCGTGATCATTTCCTACACCGGACGCACCCGTGAACTGGTGGAAGTGGCGCGCATCGCTCGGGAAAATGGCGCTTCGGTCCTCGGCCTGACCGCCGAGGGCTCGCCACTGGCCAAGGCCAGCACCCTGAGCCTGAACATCCCGTTGCCGGAAGACACCGACATCTACATGCCGATGACCTCGCGGATCATTCAACTGACCGTGCTCGACGTCCTCGCCACCGGCATGACCCTGCGCCGCGGCGTCGACTTCCAGCCACATTTGCGCAAGATCAAAGAAAGCTTGAACGCCAGCCGCTATCCGGTGGGGGATGAGTTCAACTGA
- a CDS encoding D-hexose-6-phosphate mutarotase codes for MQEHPLQRFFKSLRERPVFAWERYQKRDVLVIDHPLCQAVFSRQGAQLLHFQPSGHKPWLWCAAKWPQVGAIRGGVPVCWPWYGRHPSENAWPSHGWARLIDWKLIDSSSDADGVRLHWQLQLCDWQVDLHAHLGERMELRLSTEHQDSLPCQLSHALHAYWRIGDVGEVALSGLDGAQGYDQLKRENCQQQGELRVEGGCQRVFQHEGELQLKDHAWQRQLCIDTGASADTVVWHPGSRPLLGVSWNEISEFVCVEAASGGTDSLCLAPGERAHLSLQAWAAA; via the coding sequence ATGCAAGAGCATCCGCTACAACGTTTCTTCAAATCCTTGCGCGAACGTCCGGTGTTTGCGTGGGAGCGCTATCAGAAGCGCGATGTGTTGGTGATCGATCATCCGCTGTGCCAGGCGGTGTTCAGTCGCCAGGGCGCGCAGTTGCTGCATTTCCAGCCCTCGGGGCACAAGCCCTGGTTGTGGTGTGCGGCGAAGTGGCCACAGGTCGGCGCCATCCGTGGCGGCGTGCCGGTGTGCTGGCCGTGGTATGGCCGCCACCCGAGCGAAAACGCCTGGCCGTCCCATGGTTGGGCGCGGCTGATCGACTGGAAGCTGATCGACAGCAGCAGCGATGCCGACGGCGTACGCCTGCACTGGCAGTTGCAGCTGTGTGACTGGCAAGTGGACCTGCACGCGCACCTGGGCGAGCGCATGGAATTGCGCCTGAGCACTGAGCACCAGGACAGCCTGCCGTGCCAGTTGAGCCATGCTTTGCACGCTTACTGGCGTATTGGTGACGTCGGTGAGGTAGCGCTGTCTGGGCTCGATGGCGCCCAGGGTTATGACCAGCTCAAGCGGGAAAATTGCCAGCAGCAGGGCGAGTTGCGGGTCGAGGGCGGCTGTCAGCGGGTGTTCCAGCACGAGGGGGAACTGCAGCTCAAGGACCACGCCTGGCAGCGCCAGTTGTGCATCGACACCGGTGCCAGCGCTGACACGGTGGTCTGGCATCCCGGCTCACGGCCGTTGCTGGGGGTGAGCTGGAACGAGATTTCCGAGTTTGTCTGTGTCGAAGCCGCCAGTGGCGGCACCGACAGCTTGTGCCTGGCGCCGGGGGAGCGGGCGCATTTGAGCCTGCAGGCGTGGGCGGCGGCTTAG
- a CDS encoding carbohydrate porin, which yields MKIKNNAQLICQLSAVAAMCLAANALAADAFSADSKWMTGDWGGERTRLIEQGIDIKADYVGEVGGNLNGGYNDDKTARYADQFGLGVALDLQKLWGWDNTQAKIQLTNRNGENISNDRIGDPRAGTLSSSQEVYGRGHMVRLTQLWIQHQFLDNKLDVKAGYFGEGEDFNTFPCEFQNLAFCGSQVGNWATNIWYNWPVSQAAIRVKYNITPEFFAQIGAYNQNPSQLEHGNGFKLSGSGTQGTVLPVELVWSPKVNNLPGEYRVGYYKSTAAANDVREDDNGQDAATSGDSYREHSSKHGYWFVAQQQLTSHNGDASRGLNIAANATFHDKDTNVVDNYQSLMFVYKGPFDARPKDDVGIGFARIHVNEDVKKNAELVNAANGVSDYADPLFSPLRTTEYNYEINYGFHVTNWLTVRPNLQYVTHPGGVDEVDNALVAGLKIQSVF from the coding sequence ATGAAGATCAAGAACAACGCTCAACTCATCTGCCAGCTGTCGGCGGTCGCAGCAATGTGCCTGGCAGCCAACGCGCTTGCCGCTGACGCGTTCAGCGCTGACTCCAAGTGGATGACCGGCGATTGGGGCGGCGAGCGTACCCGGCTGATCGAGCAAGGCATCGACATCAAGGCCGACTACGTGGGTGAAGTCGGTGGCAACCTCAACGGTGGCTACAACGACGACAAGACCGCGCGCTATGCCGACCAGTTTGGCCTCGGCGTGGCGCTGGACCTGCAGAAACTCTGGGGCTGGGACAACACCCAGGCCAAGATCCAGCTGACCAACCGCAATGGCGAAAACATCTCCAACGACCGTATCGGCGACCCGCGCGCGGGCACCTTGAGTTCCTCCCAGGAAGTCTACGGTCGCGGCCATATGGTGCGTCTGACCCAGTTGTGGATCCAGCATCAGTTCCTCGACAACAAGCTCGACGTCAAGGCCGGTTACTTCGGCGAGGGCGAGGACTTCAATACCTTCCCGTGCGAGTTCCAGAACCTGGCGTTCTGTGGTTCCCAGGTGGGTAACTGGGCCACCAACATCTGGTACAACTGGCCGGTCAGCCAGGCGGCGATCCGCGTGAAGTACAACATCACGCCAGAGTTCTTCGCGCAGATCGGTGCCTACAACCAGAACCCGTCGCAACTGGAGCACGGCAACGGCTTCAAGCTCAGCGGCAGCGGCACCCAGGGCACCGTGTTGCCGGTAGAGTTGGTCTGGTCGCCGAAGGTCAACAACCTGCCGGGTGAATACCGTGTGGGCTACTACAAGAGCACGGCCGCAGCCAATGACGTGCGCGAGGACGACAACGGCCAGGATGCCGCAACCAGCGGTGACAGCTACCGCGAGCACAGCAGCAAGCACGGTTACTGGTTCGTCGCCCAGCAGCAACTGACCAGCCACAACGGCGACGCTTCCCGCGGCTTGAACATCGCGGCCAACGCGACCTTCCACGACAAGGACACCAACGTCGTCGACAACTATCAGTCGCTGATGTTCGTGTACAAGGGCCCGTTCGATGCACGGCCAAAAGATGACGTCGGCATCGGCTTCGCCCGTATCCACGTCAACGAAGACGTGAAGAAAAACGCCGAGCTGGTCAACGCGGCCAATGGCGTCAGCGACTATGCCGATCCGCTGTTCTCGCCACTGCGGACCACCGAGTACAACTACGAGATCAACTACGGTTTCCACGTCACCAACTGGCTGACGGTGCGTCCTAACCTGCAATACGTCACCCACCCGGGCGGTGTCGATGAAGTCGACAACGCGCTGGTGGCCGGCCTGAAAATTCAGTCGGTGTTCTAA
- a CDS encoding ABC transporter ATP-binding protein yields the protein MATLELRNVNKTYGAGLPDTLKNIELKIDDGEFLILVGPSGCGKSTLMNCIAGLENISGGAILVDDADISGMSPKDRDIAMVFQSYALYPTMSVRDNIAFGLKIRKMPTAEIDEEVARVSKLLQIEHLLGRKPGQLSGGQQQRVAMGRALARRPKIYLFDEPLSNLDAKLRVEMRTEMKLMHQRLKTTTVYVTHDQIEAMTLGDKVAVMKDGIIQQFGTPKQIYNDPANLFVASFIGSPPMNFIPLRLQRKDGRLLALLDSGQARVELPLSMQDAGLEDREVILGMRPEQIVLASGETNGLPTIRAEVQVTEPTGPDTLVFVNLNQTKVCCRLAPDVAPAVGETLTLQFDPAKVLLFDAKTGERLGTAGLPRIEAHSANVTQFKGR from the coding sequence ATGGCAACTCTCGAATTACGCAACGTCAACAAGACCTATGGCGCCGGCTTGCCGGACACCTTGAAAAACATCGAGCTGAAGATCGACGACGGTGAGTTCCTGATCCTGGTCGGCCCGTCCGGGTGCGGCAAGTCGACCCTGATGAACTGCATCGCCGGCCTTGAGAACATCAGCGGCGGGGCGATCCTGGTGGACGACGCCGACATCAGCGGCATGAGCCCCAAGGACCGAGACATCGCCATGGTGTTCCAGTCCTACGCGCTGTACCCGACCATGAGCGTGCGCGACAACATCGCCTTCGGCCTGAAGATTCGCAAAATGCCGACCGCCGAAATCGATGAGGAAGTGGCGCGGGTGTCCAAGCTGCTGCAGATCGAACACCTGCTCGGGCGCAAGCCGGGCCAGCTTTCCGGCGGCCAGCAACAGCGCGTGGCGATGGGCCGGGCGTTGGCGCGGCGGCCGAAGATCTATCTGTTCGACGAACCGCTGTCCAACCTCGACGCCAAGCTGCGGGTCGAGATGCGTACCGAAATGAAGCTGATGCACCAGCGCCTGAAAACCACCACGGTCTACGTCACCCACGACCAGATCGAAGCCATGACCCTGGGGGACAAGGTGGCGGTGATGAAGGACGGGATCATCCAGCAGTTCGGCACGCCGAAGCAGATCTACAACGACCCGGCCAACCTGTTCGTCGCGAGCTTCATTGGTTCGCCGCCGATGAACTTCATCCCCCTGCGCCTGCAGCGCAAGGACGGCCGCCTGCTGGCCCTGCTCGACAGTGGTCAGGCGCGCGTCGAGCTGCCATTGAGCATGCAGGACGCTGGCCTCGAGGATCGCGAAGTGATCCTCGGCATGCGTCCTGAGCAGATTGTGCTGGCGTCTGGCGAAACCAACGGTTTGCCGACGATCCGGGCCGAGGTCCAGGTCACCGAGCCGACCGGGCCGGACACGCTGGTGTTCGTCAACCTGAATCAAACCAAGGTCTGCTGCCGCCTGGCGCCGGATGTGGCTCCCGCCGTGGGTGAGACCCTGACCCTGCAATTCGATCCGGCCAAGGTGCTGCTGTTCGATGCCAAGACCGGTGAACGCCTGGGGACGGCGGGTTTGCCAAGGATTGAGGCACACAGCGCCAACGTGACCCAATTCAAAGGCCGCTGA